In one Lycium barbarum isolate Lr01 chromosome 7, ASM1917538v2, whole genome shotgun sequence genomic region, the following are encoded:
- the LOC132601502 gene encoding 1-aminocyclopropane-1-carboxylate oxidase 1-like, which yields MDLLSSYRYFPATKIEDNGATSHQDPTVLALIFQDDTGGLEGLKDGGWIPMAPIEGALVFHLCDVLQVLTNDKFVSPFHQMVRPKGKSRYVLVFFYNLNEEKWVEPLTQFTKELGELPKYRRFQYKDYFGMRVKEKLNPPAKHEDKTTLITFASAT from the exons ATGGATCTTTTGTCGAGCTATCGTTATTTCCCAGCAACTAAAATTGAAGATAACGGTGCTACCTCCCACCAGGACCCCACTGTTTTGGCTCTCATATTTCAGGATGATACTGGGGGTCTCGAAGGACTCAAGGATGGGGGATGGATACCTATGGCTCCAATTGAGGGTGCCTTGGTCTTTCACCTATGCGACGTTCTTCAG GTGCTAACGAACGACAAATTTGTCAGCCCCTTCCACCAAATGGTGAGGCCCAAGGGAAAGAGCCGTTATGTTTTAGTATTTTTCTACAATTTGAATGAAGAAAAATGGGTAGAACCATTGACACAATTTACTAAAGAACTCGGGGAGCTTCCAAAGTACAGGAGATTCCAATATAAAGACTACTTTGGTATGAGAGTAAAAGAGAAGTTAAATCCTCCAGCCAAGCACGAAGACAAAACAACATTGATCACCTTTGCCTCTGCAACCTAG